One genomic window of Manihot esculenta cultivar AM560-2 chromosome 16, M.esculenta_v8, whole genome shotgun sequence includes the following:
- the LOC110604227 gene encoding pathogen-associated molecular patterns-induced protein A70: MADAASPASTWGFATGLFTPAYLFLLLNLVIGTIALTSRFGSNRRQHQEEIRPLARAPSLLERVKSINLSFYNYPSSDSAPQVEGTADPVQDSEPECLTEVPPAQLERAPSLLERVKSIKFSSFYTSEPETKIVAEPVSEPHMDAGHVDHQVKRSKSEPRAAPERKAREKMKKSASEREVVVEKEEDGESVERRRPATTRIEKTVSFGDEGVDAKADDFINRFKQQLKLQRLDSLLRYRDMLKGK; this comes from the coding sequence ATGGCAGACGCAGCATCGCCAGCTTCGACGTGGGGTTTCGCCACCGGCTTGTTTACACCCGCCTATCTTTTCTTATTGCTCAACTTGGTGATCGGCACCATTGCTCTCACCTCCCGTTTCGGCTCCAACAGAAGACAACATCAAGAGGAAATCCGACCGCTTGCTAGAGCCCCTTCCCTCTTAGAACGAGTCAAGTCCATCAACTTATCCTTCTACAACTACCCATCGTCCGACTCAGCCCCCCAAGTAGAAGGCACGGCGGACCCAGTGCAGGACTCCGAACCAGAGTGCCTAACTGAGGTTCCTCCGGCTCAACTTGAACGAGCCCCTTCCCTCTTAGAAAGGGTCAAGTCCATAAAGTTCTCCTCTTTCTACACATCCGAACCAGAAACAAAAATTGTGGCTGAACCTGTTTCGGAACCACATATGGATGCCGGTCATGTTGATCATCAGGTGAAGAGGAGTAAATCTGAGCCTAGAGCAGCTCCGGAGAGGAAGGCACGTGAGAAGATGAAGAAATCAGCGAGTGAAAGAGAAGTGGTCGTGGAGAAGGAAGAGGACGGAGAGAGCGTAGAGCGAAGAAGGCCAGCAACGACGAGGATAGAAAAAACGGTGTCGTTTGGAGACGAAGGGGTTGACGCGAAAGCCGATGACTTCATCAACAGGTTTAAGCAGCAACTAAAGCTGCAGAGACTGGATTCGCTCTTGCGTTACAGAGACATGCTTAAAGGAAAGTAa